In a single window of the Brassica napus cultivar Da-Ae unplaced genomic scaffold, Da-Ae ScsIHWf_2632;HRSCAF=3384, whole genome shotgun sequence genome:
- the LOC106422192 gene encoding MD-2-related lipid-recognition protein 3-like, with protein sequence MATSYVRLLLLVLAPLLFLPAFCAVDFGYCNKNGYDYGNFSRVEISPNPVGPEDNYLNITVSGYASKQMNNVTIEVYAKSKKTTDLPGGYSICKVGNACVIRSGLCFSPECPIEARTKFVLPIPKVQVDDLEDDFKYVVSLLEDDLVNSSDYDEKYIERMCVDFVVPMLDSTLDSA encoded by the exons ATGGCTACATCTTACGTCCGGCTTCTGCTTCTTGTTCTCGCACCACTCCTCTTCTTACCGGCTTTTTGCGCTGTTGATTTTGGGTACTGCAATA AAAATGGATACGATTACGGTAACTTCAGTCGTGTAGAGATCTCTCCGAACCCGGTTGGACCTGAAGACAACTACCTAAACATTACTGTATCTGGTTATGCAA GCAAACAAATGAACAATGTAACTATAGAAGTGTACGCAAAATCAAAGAAAACTACTGACCTTCCAGGAGGATACTCTATCTGTAAGGTGGGTAATGCATGCGTAATTAGATCTGGCCTCTGTTTTAGTCCTGAATGCCCTATTGAAGCTCGCACCAAGTTTGTGTTACCTATTCCCAAAGTTCAAGTGGATGACCTTGAG GATGACTTCAAATATGTCGTATCTCTGCTTGAGGACGATCTCGTCAACTCTTCTGACTATGATGAAAAGTATATAGAAAGAATGTGTGTTGACTTCGTTGTACCTATGTTGGATTCCACATTGGACTCTGCTTAA
- the LOC106422241 gene encoding uncharacterized protein LOC106422241 — MYRVAKPRVVISFTSNSVLSDLEDSRVNFPDDRFRFHSYEEFEAACDLKGDLYDYVGHLKLVNGQTLNDNVVLDEEEIASTRRLLLHVQTHDGPVMKLYL; from the exons ATGTACCGGGTTGCTAAGCCTAGGGTAGTCATCAGTTTCACTTCGAACTCTGTCCTCTCTGATCTTGAGGACAGTCGGGTTAATTTCCCTGATGATCGGTTCCGTTTCCATAGTTACGAAGAGTTTGAGGCAGCATGTGACCTCAAAGGTGATCTTTACG ATTATGTTGGGCACTTGAAACTGGTGAATGGGCAGACACTGAATGACAATGTGGTGCTTGACGAAGAGGAAATAGCTTCGACCCGGCGGCTTTTGCTCCATGTTCAAACTCATGA TGGACCAGTGATGAAGCTCTACCTATGA
- the LOC125575005 gene encoding probable methyltransferase PMT21 isoform X2, translated as MKYKDEKYEKAERGSTKILPKTVLLILLCGLSFYLGGLYCGKNKLQVNDVAKAGSSYNSPQSVSFPECSSDYQDYTPCTDPRKWKKYGTHRLTFMERHCPPVFDRKQCLVPPPNGYKSPIRWPKSKNECWYRNVPYDWINKQKSNQHWLKKEGEKFIFPGGGTMFPNGVSAYVDLMQDLIPEMKDGTIRTAIDTGCGVASWGGDLLDRGILTVSLAPRDNHEAQVQFALERGIPAILGIISTQRLPFPSNSFDMAHCSRCLIPWTEFGGVYLLEIHRILRPGGFWVLSGPPVNYENRWKGWDTTVEEQRSNYEKLQDLLSSMCFKLYAKKDDIAVWQKSPDNTCYNKLSNDPDAYPPKCDDSLEPDSAWYTPLRPCVVVPSPKLKKTDLESTPKWPERLHSTPERVSDVPGGNGGLFKRDSSKWKTRAKHYKKLLPAIGSDKIRNVMDMNTAYGGLAAALVDDPLWVMNVVSSYAANTLPVVFDRGLIGTYHDW; from the exons ATGAAGTATAAGGATGAGAAGTACGAGAAAGCTGAGAGAGGTTCAACAAAGATTTTGCCCAAGACTGTTTTACTTATTCTACTATGTGGGCTTTCATTCTATCTCGGTGGACTTTATTGTGGGAAGAACAAACTCCAAGTTAATGATGTTGCAAAAGCTGGATCTTCCTATAACTCTCCTCAATCTGTTTCTTTCCCGGAGTGTAGCAGTGACTACCAAGATTACACTCCTTGCACCGATCCAAGG AAATGGAAGAAGTATGGTACTCACAGGCTTactttcatggaacgccattgTCCTCCTGTCTTTGATAGAAAGCAATGTCTGGTCCCTCCTCCTAATGGGTATAAGTCACCAATAAGATGGCCTAAGAGTAAAAACGAATGTTGGTACAG GAATGTGCCATATGATTGGATCAACAAGCAGAAATCTAACCAGCATTGGCTAAAGAAAGAGGGAGAGAAGTTCATCTTCCCTGGTGGAGGTACAATGTTCCCAAATGGAGTTAGTGCTTATGTCGATTTGATGCAAGATTTAATCCCTGAGATGAAAGATGGGACCATAAGAACTGCCATTGACACTGGTTGTGGG GTTGCAAGCTGGGGAGGAGACTTGTTAGACCGTGGTATCCTCACGGTGTCACTAGCCCCAAGAGACAACCACGAAGCTCAAGTCCAGTTTGCTCTAGAGCGTGGTATCCCTGCGATACTCGGCATCATTTCAACTCAACGTCTACCTTTCCCTTCAAACTCATTTGATATGGCTCATTGCTCAAGATGCCTTATTCCATGGACTGAGTTTG GTGGGGTCTATCTTCTTGAGATACACCGTATCCTAAGACCTGGTGGCTTCTGGGTCTTGTCCGGTCCACCAGTCAATTACGAGAACCGTTGGAAAGGTTGGGACACAACCGTTGAAGAGCAGAGATCAAACTACGAGAAGCTGCAAGATCTGTTATCCTCAATGTGCTTTAAACTGTATGCTAAGAAAGACGATATCGCAGTGTGGCAGAAATCTCCAGACAATACGTGTTACAACAAGTTGTCTAACGACCCTGATGCATACCCGCCAAAATGTGACGATAGCCTAGAACCGGACTCTGCTTGGTACACGCCGTTACGCCCTTGTGTTGTGGTTCCAAGCCCTAAGCTTAAGAAGACAGATTTGGAATCTACTCCTAAATGGCCAGAGAGGTTGCACTCAACTCCCGAGAGGGTCTCTGATGTTCCTGGAGGAAACGGTGGCTTGTTTAAAAGGGATAGTAGCAAGTGGAAGACGAGGGCTAAGCATTACAAGAAGCTGTTGCCTGCTATTGGGTCTGATAAGATAAGGAATGTGATGGATATGAATACTGCTTATGGTGGTTTAGCTGCTGCTTTGGTCGATGATCCGTTGTGGGTCATGAACGTTGTCTCTTCTTATGCAGCTAATACACTTCCTGTTGTGTTTGATCGTGGATTGATTGGAACGTATCATGACTGGTAA
- the LOC125575005 gene encoding probable methyltransferase PMT21 isoform X1, translating into MKYKDEKYEKAERGSTKILPKTVLLILLCGLSFYLGGLYCGKNKLQVNDVAKAGSSYNSPQSVSFPECSSDYQDYTPCTDPRKWKKYGTHRLTFMERHCPPVFDRKQCLVPPPNGYKSPIRWPKSKNECWYRNVPYDWINKQKSNQHWLKKEGEKFIFPGGGTMFPNGVSAYVDLMQDLIPEMKDGTIRTAIDTGCGVASWGGDLLDRGILTVSLAPRDNHEAQVQFALERGIPAILGIISTQRLPFPSNSFDMAHCSRCLIPWTEFGGVYLLEIHRILRPGGFWVLSGPPVNYENRWKGWDTTVEEQRSNYEKLQDLLSSMCFKLYAKKDDIAVWQKSPDNTCYNKLSNDPDAYPPKCDDSLEPDSAWYTPLRPCVVVPSPKLKKTDLESTPKWPERLHSTPERVSDVPGGNGGLFKRDSSKWKTRAKHYKKLLPAIGSDKIRNVMDMNTAYGGLAAALVDDPLWVMNVVSSYAANTLPVVFDRGLIGTYHDWCEAFSTYPRTYDLLHVDGLFTSESQRCEMKYVMLEMDRILRPNGYAIIRESSYFADTIASVAKGLRWSCRKEQTESESENEKLLVCQKKLWYSSETK; encoded by the exons ATGAAGTATAAGGATGAGAAGTACGAGAAAGCTGAGAGAGGTTCAACAAAGATTTTGCCCAAGACTGTTTTACTTATTCTACTATGTGGGCTTTCATTCTATCTCGGTGGACTTTATTGTGGGAAGAACAAACTCCAAGTTAATGATGTTGCAAAAGCTGGATCTTCCTATAACTCTCCTCAATCTGTTTCTTTCCCGGAGTGTAGCAGTGACTACCAAGATTACACTCCTTGCACCGATCCAAGG AAATGGAAGAAGTATGGTACTCACAGGCTTactttcatggaacgccattgTCCTCCTGTCTTTGATAGAAAGCAATGTCTGGTCCCTCCTCCTAATGGGTATAAGTCACCAATAAGATGGCCTAAGAGTAAAAACGAATGTTGGTACAG GAATGTGCCATATGATTGGATCAACAAGCAGAAATCTAACCAGCATTGGCTAAAGAAAGAGGGAGAGAAGTTCATCTTCCCTGGTGGAGGTACAATGTTCCCAAATGGAGTTAGTGCTTATGTCGATTTGATGCAAGATTTAATCCCTGAGATGAAAGATGGGACCATAAGAACTGCCATTGACACTGGTTGTGGG GTTGCAAGCTGGGGAGGAGACTTGTTAGACCGTGGTATCCTCACGGTGTCACTAGCCCCAAGAGACAACCACGAAGCTCAAGTCCAGTTTGCTCTAGAGCGTGGTATCCCTGCGATACTCGGCATCATTTCAACTCAACGTCTACCTTTCCCTTCAAACTCATTTGATATGGCTCATTGCTCAAGATGCCTTATTCCATGGACTGAGTTTG GTGGGGTCTATCTTCTTGAGATACACCGTATCCTAAGACCTGGTGGCTTCTGGGTCTTGTCCGGTCCACCAGTCAATTACGAGAACCGTTGGAAAGGTTGGGACACAACCGTTGAAGAGCAGAGATCAAACTACGAGAAGCTGCAAGATCTGTTATCCTCAATGTGCTTTAAACTGTATGCTAAGAAAGACGATATCGCAGTGTGGCAGAAATCTCCAGACAATACGTGTTACAACAAGTTGTCTAACGACCCTGATGCATACCCGCCAAAATGTGACGATAGCCTAGAACCGGACTCTGCTTGGTACACGCCGTTACGCCCTTGTGTTGTGGTTCCAAGCCCTAAGCTTAAGAAGACAGATTTGGAATCTACTCCTAAATGGCCAGAGAGGTTGCACTCAACTCCCGAGAGGGTCTCTGATGTTCCTGGAGGAAACGGTGGCTTGTTTAAAAGGGATAGTAGCAAGTGGAAGACGAGGGCTAAGCATTACAAGAAGCTGTTGCCTGCTATTGGGTCTGATAAGATAAGGAATGTGATGGATATGAATACTGCTTATGGTGGTTTAGCTGCTGCTTTGGTCGATGATCCGTTGTGGGTCATGAACGTTGTCTCTTCTTATGCAGCTAATACACTTCCTGTTGTGTTTGATCGTGGATTGATTGGAACGTATCATGACTG GTGTGAAGCTTTTTCGACGTATCCAAGAACTTATGATCTTCTTCATGTTGATGGTCTGTTTACATCTGAGAGCCAAAG GTGTGAGATGAAATATGTTATGCTAGAAATGGATAGGATCTTGCGTCCTAATGGCTATGCCATTATACGCGAATCGAGCTATTTTGCGGATACTATTGCATCAGTTGCTAAAGGACTGAGATGGAGTTGTCGTAAGGAACAAACAGAGTCTGAATCAGAGAATGAGAAGCTATTGGTTTGCCAgaagaagctgtggtattcATCTGAAACAAAATAG